In the Helicobacter typhlonius genome, one interval contains:
- the glmM gene encoding phosphoglucosamine mutase — protein sequence MKGANMAKVPQKNKDEISKKTGVKAADSQTSSKKEAKLFGTDGVRGRAGEVITPSSVIALGTSAGIHFRQHSLTNKILVGKDTRRSGYMIENALVSALTSVGYDVIQIGPMPTPAVAFLTEDMRCDAGIMISASHNPYDDNGIKFFNHYGYKLAQEEEESIESYYYNPTSLQSALKSGLEIGSSKRIDDVVGRYIVHIKNSFPKNLTLRGLRIVCDCANGAAYRVAPIVLSELGADVIAINDEPNGYNINKQCGAMHPETLAQEVRTYRADVGFALDGDADRLVVVDNEGHIINGDKLIGALALYQKQIGALKNNAIVTTLMSNLALEEFLKSHNITLYRCNVGDKYVWDMMKERDLNFGGESSGHIIFSDYAKTGDGLVSALQVLALLLQSKKNSHEALNPFELYPSELVNLKVAHKKPLESIAGLKEKLDSITQSGNRHLVRYSGTENKLRILVEGKDSKLVSEQVEILTEFFQKQLNV from the coding sequence ATGAAAGGAGCGAATATGGCAAAAGTGCCTCAAAAAAACAAAGATGAGATAAGCAAAAAAACAGGTGTAAAAGCCGCAGATTCTCAAACAAGCTCTAAAAAAGAGGCAAAACTATTTGGCACTGATGGTGTCCGAGGACGTGCGGGGGAAGTGATTACTCCCTCAAGTGTGATAGCTTTAGGAACAAGTGCGGGGATACACTTTCGCCAACATTCATTGACAAATAAGATTCTCGTAGGCAAGGATACACGTCGTAGCGGTTATATGATAGAAAACGCTCTTGTTTCTGCTCTCACTTCTGTGGGCTATGATGTGATACAAATTGGTCCTATGCCTACTCCCGCCGTTGCTTTTTTGACAGAGGATATGCGATGCGATGCGGGAATTATGATAAGCGCAAGCCATAATCCCTATGATGATAATGGTATAAAATTCTTTAATCATTATGGTTATAAACTTGCTCAAGAAGAAGAAGAAAGTATAGAATCTTATTATTACAATCCTACCTCGCTCCAAAGCGCACTCAAAAGTGGGCTAGAAATCGGTAGTTCAAAGCGTATTGATGATGTGGTGGGACGTTATATTGTGCATATTAAAAATTCTTTTCCAAAGAATCTAACTTTACGAGGATTGCGTATAGTGTGTGATTGTGCTAATGGTGCGGCATATCGTGTTGCTCCTATTGTGTTGAGTGAATTAGGAGCTGATGTGATAGCTATTAATGATGAGCCTAATGGATACAATATCAACAAGCAGTGCGGAGCTATGCACCCTGAAACCTTAGCGCAGGAGGTGCGCACATATCGCGCAGATGTGGGCTTTGCGCTTGATGGCGATGCGGATAGGCTTGTAGTGGTGGATAATGAGGGGCACATTATCAATGGCGATAAGCTCATTGGTGCGCTTGCACTCTATCAAAAACAAATTGGTGCGCTCAAAAATAACGCCATTGTTACCACATTGATGAGTAATCTCGCGCTTGAGGAGTTTCTAAAATCTCACAATATCACGCTTTATCGTTGCAATGTAGGCGATAAATATGTGTGGGATATGATGAAAGAGCGCGATTTAAATTTTGGTGGGGAGAGTAGCGGACATATTATTTTTAGTGATTATGCTAAAACAGGCGATGGCTTAGTGAGTGCGTTGCAAGTCTTGGCTTTACTGCTTCAAAGCAAAAAAAATTCGCACGAGGCACTTAATCCTTTTGAACTCTACCCAAGTGAGCTAGTCAATCTCAAAGTCGCGCACAAAAAGCCACTTGAAAGTATCGCAGGACTAAAAGAAAAGCTAGATTCTATTACGCAATCGGGTAATCGCCACCTTGTGCGCTACTCTGGCACAGAAAATAAGCTTAGAATTTTGGTAGAGGGCAAGGATTCTAAACTCGTGAGTGAGCAGGTAGAAATACTCACAGAGTTTTTTCAAAAGCAATTAAATGTATAG
- the lspA gene encoding signal peptidase II, with amino-acid sequence MKYSSLKYIDKKQIAVFVALFVLSIVLDQWVKLIMLGGFEWESEALTIGGRALVYNKGVAFSMFSFLEEYLKYIQIVFLCAVLIFALMSDFFIKYYAALGILLGSGLSNVFDRFIHGGVVDYVYWHYWFDFAIFNLADVLIDCSVVIIILQMLKGEKSN; translated from the coding sequence ATGAAATATTCGTCTCTAAAATACATTGACAAAAAGCAAATTGCGGTGTTCGTGGCGCTTTTTGTCTTAAGCATTGTGCTTGATCAGTGGGTAAAGCTTATTATGCTTGGGGGTTTTGAATGGGAGAGTGAGGCACTTACTATTGGCGGTAGGGCTCTTGTGTATAATAAAGGCGTGGCGTTTTCAATGTTTAGTTTTTTAGAGGAATATTTGAAATATATACAAATCGTGTTTTTATGCGCGGTGCTGATTTTTGCACTTATGAGTGATTTTTTTATCAAATATTATGCCGCGCTTGGAATCTTGCTAGGTTCGGGACTTTCAAATGTTTTTGATCGCTTTATCCACGGCGGCGTGGTGGATTATGTGTATTGGCATTATTGGTTTGATTTTGCAATTTTTAATCTCGCTGATGTGTTGATTGACTGCAGTGTGGTAATTATTATTTTACAAATGCTTAAGGGAGAAAAATCTAACTAA
- a CDS encoding uroporphyrinogen-III synthase, which produces MNETYGVVLAGTRKIEGVRSLITNKIVFAPLTHTLEGIDALIFTSAYAIKSLIESASQNLPNTLHFSPILAHWKEIPSFVISPASAKILYEQGAKVEFVGKSAHGKTFAQEIIPLLQGRRALYLRAKEIVSGLDSILKNAGICIEEAIMYENIPQKLPLELKPKPKSVIIFSAPSAYDSFVANFGWEDLYIAIAIGQSTFARFDKHITAYVSPSANFESCIAFAKDIARERNF; this is translated from the coding sequence ATGAATGAAACCTATGGGGTGGTGCTGGCGGGCACGAGAAAGATTGAGGGGGTAAGGTCCCTCATTACAAATAAAATTGTTTTTGCGCCACTCACACATACACTAGAAGGCATTGACGCGCTTATTTTCACTTCTGCGTATGCGATAAAATCACTTATAGAATCCGCCTCGCAAAATCTCCCAAATACCCTCCATTTTAGCCCTATTCTCGCACATTGGAAAGAAATACCGAGCTTTGTGATAAGTCCGGCGAGTGCGAAAATTTTATACGAGCAGGGAGCTAAAGTGGAGTTTGTAGGCAAAAGTGCGCACGGCAAGACATTCGCACAAGAGATTATCCCGCTATTGCAAGGGCGTAGGGCACTCTATCTCCGCGCCAAAGAGATTGTATCTGGGTTAGATTCTATCCTCAAAAATGCTGGAATCTGTATTGAAGAGGCGATTATGTATGAAAATATCCCGCAAAAACTTCCATTAGAGTTAAAGCCAAAGCCTAAGAGTGTGATTATCTTTAGCGCACCGAGCGCGTATGATAGCTTTGTGGCAAATTTTGGTTGGGAGGATTTATATATTGCCATAGCGATAGGGCAGAGCACCTTTGCGCGTTTTGATAAGCACATCACTGCGTATGTAAGCCCAAGTGCAAATTTTGAATCCTGCATTGCATTTGCTAAAGACATTGCTAGGGAGCGCAACTTTTAG
- a CDS encoding DUF2018 family protein — protein MDIFFEGTPLDKWKEIILNASPTLVGLELEALLERVAVYEALLEAQNIDIESAFKQYYFDEANKEILSAAKNNLAIDSMAKILGNYE, from the coding sequence ATGGATATATTTTTTGAGGGCACACCATTAGATAAATGGAAAGAGATTATTTTGAATGCTTCTCCCACATTGGTAGGCTTAGAGCTTGAAGCTTTGCTCGAGCGTGTGGCAGTGTATGAGGCACTTTTGGAGGCGCAAAATATCGATATAGAATCTGCTTTCAAGCAGTATTATTTTGACGAGGCGAACAAAGAGATTTTAAGTGCTGCAAAAAATAATCTTGCAATAGATTCTATGGCAAAAATATTGGGTAATTATGAATAA
- a CDS encoding class I SAM-dependent methyltransferase: MLYLAENKHFWHIARREFIYQSVSCILANVYPNDSGKHAKILDVGAGTGSVTRHFLSQGFHNIALGEIHPQGLEYAKTYGIKDLYCMDLLDVPFKDEFDCIFAFDVLEHIDDDKNALLNMKSMLKNNEKSLLALSAPAHKWLWNAHDVSVHHKRRYIKSELKAYV, from the coding sequence ATGCTGTATTTGGCTGAAAATAAGCATTTTTGGCATATTGCAAGGCGAGAGTTTATTTATCAAAGTGTAAGCTGCATACTTGCCAATGTTTATCCAAACGATAGTGGCAAACACGCAAAGATTCTAGATGTGGGCGCAGGTACAGGGAGTGTTACAAGACATTTTCTCTCTCAAGGATTTCATAATATTGCTTTGGGGGAGATTCACCCACAAGGTTTAGAATATGCCAAAACTTATGGCATAAAGGATTTGTATTGTATGGATTTGCTTGATGTGCCTTTTAAAGATGAGTTTGATTGTATTTTTGCTTTTGATGTGCTAGAGCATATTGATGATGATAAAAATGCACTTTTAAATATGAAGAGTATGTTGAAAAATAATGAAAAAAGCCTACTTGCCTTAAGTGCGCCAGCGCATAAATGGCTGTGGAATGCACACGATGTGAGTGTGCATCATAAGCGGCGGTATATCAAAAGTGAGCTCAAGGCTTATGTGTGA
- the gltS gene encoding sodium/glutamate symporter, giving the protein MKADSATLSTFSFDFYFTLVCMVFVLLLGRYIIAKVRFLRDYNIPEPVVGGIVVALFILVFYQTFAIELKFDSSLKDPLMLAFFSSIGLSADFASLKKGGKMLVIFLVLVTGLLFLQNLIGIGVSYGMGVDPLLGMLGGSITMSGGHGTGAAWADIFKAEPYNFAAATEVAMACATFGLVMGGLIGGPTARYLINKHNIKIPGKEHNNDDPHGFETPQKERLITPISFIESLALIALCLLVGTLSSEYSKSVFPMFNLPTFVHCLFVGVILRNALSALNIHQVFDREVSVLGNVSLSLFLAFAMMTLNLWQLVALALPMIVILSAQAVCMVAFAVFVTFRFCGKDYDAAVLAAGHCGFGLGATPTAMVNMQTVTSHYGPSHMAFIVVPLVGAFFIDLINAVVIQSILQLFI; this is encoded by the coding sequence ATCAAGGCTGATAGTGCAACGCTTAGCACATTTTCTTTTGATTTTTATTTCACGCTTGTGTGTATGGTATTTGTGTTGCTCCTTGGGCGATACATCATTGCTAAAGTCAGGTTTTTGCGCGATTATAATATCCCTGAACCTGTTGTAGGAGGGATTGTTGTTGCCTTGTTTATTCTCGTTTTTTACCAAACATTTGCTATTGAGTTAAAATTTGACTCCTCACTCAAAGATCCATTAATGCTAGCATTTTTCTCTTCCATAGGGTTAAGTGCGGATTTTGCCTCGCTCAAAAAGGGCGGTAAAATGCTTGTGATTTTTCTCGTCCTTGTAACCGGGCTTTTGTTCTTGCAGAATCTCATCGGTATTGGTGTGAGCTATGGTATGGGTGTAGATCCATTGCTTGGAATGCTTGGCGGTAGCATTACAATGAGCGGTGGGCACGGCACAGGTGCAGCGTGGGCGGATATTTTCAAAGCCGAGCCTTATAATTTTGCGGCAGCTACCGAAGTGGCTATGGCGTGTGCGACCTTTGGGCTTGTTATGGGTGGGCTTATCGGCGGACCTACAGCACGATACTTGATAAATAAACACAATATTAAGATTCCGGGTAAGGAGCATAATAATGATGACCCCCACGGCTTTGAGACGCCTCAAAAGGAGCGGCTCATCACGCCCATTAGTTTTATTGAATCTCTTGCGCTCATTGCGTTGTGTCTGCTTGTAGGGACTTTATCGAGCGAGTATAGCAAGAGTGTGTTTCCTATGTTTAATCTCCCAACATTTGTGCATTGTCTCTTTGTGGGCGTGATTTTACGCAATGCCTTAAGTGCGCTTAATATTCATCAAGTCTTTGACAGGGAAGTTTCTGTGCTTGGCAATGTCTCCCTCTCACTTTTCCTTGCCTTTGCGATGATGACGCTTAATCTTTGGCAACTCGTGGCACTTGCACTCCCTATGATTGTCATTCTAAGCGCACAAGCAGTGTGTATGGTGGCTTTTGCCGTGTTTGTTACCTTTAGATTCTGTGGCAAAGACTATGATGCGGCGGTGCTTGCTGCGGGGCATTGTGGATTTGGGCTTGGCGCGACCCCCACGGCTATGGTAAATATGCAAACGGTTACTTCACATTATGGACCAAGCCATATGGCATTTATTGTCGTGCCGCTTGTTGGGGCATTTTTTATTGATTTGATTAACGCAGTGGTGATACAAAGTATATTGCAGTTATTTATATAA
- a CDS encoding peptidylprolyl isomerase: MKIQLKLCVGILCMCAPFIYAKTYAMVDGKAITDKDMEILKQTIPNFNYSKLSDQEKEALINELVNRQLILKAAKQEKLDTSKEYTEIINNVKDNLLIDLWTKKQADSIQVANVSDAQIRKIYQENEGLFINQEGKARHILVKSEVEAKAIIKELDKAAKNKVEARFIELANEKSIDPASKQQKNGGDLGVFQRSMMHPDFSRAAFDLKPGTYSKEPVATPFGYHIIYLERKSEPKIIPYNEAKKMIENDLKMQSVQGGMIQKIQALRQKAKIEITK, encoded by the coding sequence ATGAAAATACAACTTAAACTATGTGTAGGAATTCTCTGTATGTGTGCGCCTTTTATATATGCAAAGACTTATGCGATGGTCGATGGCAAAGCAATTACCGATAAGGATATGGAGATTTTAAAACAGACCATTCCTAATTTTAATTATTCCAAATTGAGCGACCAAGAAAAGGAAGCGTTGATTAATGAGCTTGTCAATCGTCAGCTTATTCTAAAAGCTGCAAAGCAGGAAAAGCTCGATACTTCTAAGGAATACACAGAGATTATAAACAATGTCAAAGATAATCTTTTAATTGATTTATGGACAAAAAAACAAGCTGATAGCATACAAGTGGCAAATGTGAGCGATGCGCAAATACGCAAGATTTATCAAGAAAATGAGGGGCTTTTCATCAATCAAGAGGGTAAGGCACGACATATTCTTGTAAAAAGTGAAGTTGAAGCGAAAGCAATAATCAAGGAGCTTGATAAAGCAGCAAAAAACAAAGTGGAGGCACGATTTATCGAGCTTGCAAATGAAAAATCTATTGATCCGGCTTCAAAGCAACAAAAAAATGGTGGCGATTTGGGCGTATTCCAACGCTCGATGATGCACCCTGATTTTTCAAGAGCCGCCTTTGATTTGAAGCCCGGCACTTATAGCAAAGAGCCTGTGGCTACACCTTTTGGCTATCATATCATCTATCTTGAGCGTAAGAGCGAGCCAAAGATTATCCCTTATAATGAGGCAAAAAAGATGATTGAAAATGATCTTAAAATGCAAAGTGTGCAAGGCGGTATGATACAGAAGATTCAAGCATTGCGACAAAAGGCAAAAATCGAAATTACAAAGTAG
- a CDS encoding HdeD family acid-resistance protein → MHFNRVLWIAFSISLIALGAVCIVNPLDTMAFLTYFVGFIMFLSGLGEIIYFMQMRYAMILVDGILSCVFGLVLLFGGEDIAQNFIPLFIALWLILKGILWFIHAYKLSRMVEKSVKVGITMTGLFYVLLGVLFVLFPEILATLISLILGIALIFSGVVGLYFWNLFKKYE, encoded by the coding sequence ATGCACTTTAATCGTGTGTTGTGGATAGCTTTTAGTATTTCCCTTATTGCGCTGGGTGCGGTGTGTATTGTGAATCCTCTTGATACAATGGCATTTCTTACCTATTTCGTGGGATTTATTATGTTTTTGAGTGGTTTGGGCGAGATTATTTATTTTATGCAAATGCGCTATGCGATGATATTAGTCGATGGTATCCTCTCGTGCGTGTTTGGCTTGGTGTTGCTTTTTGGCGGAGAAGACATCGCGCAAAACTTTATACCGCTTTTTATCGCTCTGTGGCTTATTCTCAAAGGGATTTTGTGGTTTATCCACGCCTACAAGCTCTCTCGTATGGTAGAAAAAAGCGTGAAAGTTGGCATTACAATGACAGGCTTATTCTATGTGCTACTAGGAGTCTTATTTGTGCTTTTCCCCGAAATTTTGGCAACGCTCATTAGTCTTATACTTGGCATTGCGTTGATTTTTAGCGGTGTGGTGGGCTTGTATTTTTGGAATCTTTTCAAAAAGTATGAATGA
- the hisD gene encoding histidinol dehydrogenase: MKVLDTRSPTFETDFEVLLARGKMDMKEVSKVVQGLLDDIVQNGLEALKSHIARFDMWEARDFKDICIAPQECKQAYDNLSLELKSALHLAYDRIYAFHQKQKAKSWIDCEESGSILGSKLTPMDRAGLYIPGGKAAYPSSLLMNAIPAIVAGVREIVVCTPAPHNEPNPLLLAALHLCGITEVYKIGGASAIGLMAYGCEGIKKVDVVTGPGNIYVACAKKLVFGDVNIDMIAGPSEIGIIADSSANPRYVAYDLLSQAEHDEMASSILISDSASLIESVQKHINEILPTIPRVKIAQASIDNRAVMIQTRNLGESIEIANALAPEHLEILTNAPFESLPYIKHAGAIFLGEYSSEPIGDYLAGPNHTLPTGGSARFFSPLGVEHFMKKSSIISFSSNALKEVGESCALLAQCESLNAHAQAVLVRLDDIRKINTK; this comes from the coding sequence ATGAAAGTCCTTGATACACGCTCGCCTACATTTGAAACTGACTTTGAGGTACTCCTTGCTCGTGGCAAAATGGATATGAAAGAGGTCTCTAAGGTCGTGCAGGGTTTGCTTGATGATATAGTCCAAAATGGTTTAGAGGCACTCAAATCCCACATTGCACGTTTTGATATGTGGGAAGCGCGAGATTTTAAAGATATTTGCATTGCACCGCAAGAGTGCAAACAAGCCTATGATAATCTCTCGCTTGAGCTTAAATCCGCCCTACACCTTGCCTATGATAGAATCTACGCTTTTCACCAAAAGCAAAAGGCAAAAAGCTGGATTGATTGTGAGGAGAGTGGAAGCATACTTGGCTCAAAGCTCACGCCAATGGATCGCGCGGGTCTATATATCCCCGGTGGCAAGGCAGCTTATCCTAGCTCACTTTTAATGAATGCTATTCCTGCGATTGTGGCGGGGGTAAGGGAGATTGTTGTTTGCACTCCAGCACCACATAATGAGCCTAATCCCCTCTTACTTGCGGCTTTGCATTTATGCGGGATTACCGAGGTGTATAAAATCGGCGGTGCAAGTGCCATAGGGCTTATGGCGTATGGTTGTGAGGGGATTAAAAAAGTCGATGTAGTTACCGGTCCGGGCAATATTTATGTGGCTTGTGCAAAAAAGCTTGTATTTGGCGATGTCAATATCGATATGATAGCCGGTCCAAGCGAGATAGGTATCATCGCGGATTCTAGTGCAAATCCGCGTTATGTCGCCTATGACTTGCTTTCACAAGCTGAACACGATGAAATGGCGAGTTCTATTCTTATAAGCGATAGTGCTTCGCTTATAGAATCTGTGCAAAAGCACATAAATGAGATTCTGCCAACGATACCGCGTGTGAAAATCGCACAGGCGAGTATAGACAACCGCGCTGTAATGATACAAACACGCAATTTAGGAGAGAGTATAGAGATAGCAAATGCCCTTGCGCCCGAACATTTGGAGATTCTCACAAATGCACCTTTTGAATCTTTGCCATATATCAAACACGCGGGGGCAATTTTCCTAGGGGAATATTCGAGTGAGCCCATCGGGGATTATCTCGCAGGTCCTAATCATACATTGCCAACAGGTGGCAGTGCGCGGTTTTTCTCACCCCTTGGTGTGGAGCATTTTATGAAAAAGAGTTCTATTATTTCATTTTCATCAAATGCACTTAAAGAGGTGGGTGAATCTTGCGCACTTTTAGCCCAGTGTGAATCGCTTAACGCACACGCTCAAGCGGTTTTGGTGCGCCTAGATGATATAAGAAAAATCAATACAAAATAA
- a CDS encoding FtsW/RodA/SpoVE family cell cycle protein translates to MADSKLFYAVILLLSIGVVMSYSLGVYITSFYGYSQIHFFTRQLIAACLGIMLMWLLSRIDINTYFRRIGLAIFIISIILMVGMHFLPQGLVSSAGGAKRWIRLSFISLAPSELFKIGFVYFLAWSFSRKFVSNVHLSMKDEIRIFIPYLVLFIVAVVLIAVLQNDLGQVVLLALTLGVMLLFAGGSLRLLGVIFLGTIGTAFLAIITSPHRILRVKSWWASAQDSVLALLPQGWAENLRIGGLPEPYQIYHATNAISSGGFFGSGLGEGYIKLGFLSDVHTDIVLAGITEELGFVGLFGIVLLFAYILLRLFRIANRTSHKMYYLFCVGVALLLGFSLIINAFGISGITPVKGIAVPFLSYGGSSLIANCIAIGLVLAISKNTQADSKNIESA, encoded by the coding sequence ATGGCGGATTCTAAGCTTTTTTATGCTGTTATATTGCTTCTAAGTATTGGTGTGGTAATGTCCTATTCCTTAGGGGTATATATCACAAGTTTTTATGGTTACTCGCAAATTCACTTTTTTACGCGTCAGCTTATCGCTGCTTGTCTTGGCATTATGCTAATGTGGCTACTTTCTCGTATAGATATAAACACTTATTTTAGACGCATTGGTTTAGCGATTTTTATCATCTCTATCATTCTTATGGTGGGTATGCACTTCTTGCCACAAGGGCTTGTAAGCTCTGCCGGTGGGGCGAAACGCTGGATTAGGCTATCTTTTATTTCTCTCGCACCCTCCGAGCTTTTCAAAATTGGTTTTGTGTATTTTTTGGCGTGGAGTTTTTCGCGTAAGTTTGTCAGCAATGTGCATTTATCAATGAAAGATGAGATTAGAATCTTTATTCCCTATCTCGTGCTTTTCATCGTGGCGGTGGTGCTTATCGCGGTGTTGCAGAATGATTTGGGGCAGGTAGTGCTTTTGGCTTTGACACTTGGTGTTATGCTTTTATTTGCTGGGGGGAGTTTGCGGCTGCTTGGTGTGATATTTTTAGGCACAATTGGCACGGCATTTCTCGCTATTATCACGAGCCCGCATAGAATCTTGCGTGTAAAGTCGTGGTGGGCGAGCGCACAAGATTCAGTTCTAGCTCTCTTGCCACAGGGCTGGGCGGAAAACCTCCGCATAGGTGGCTTACCCGAACCTTATCAAATCTATCACGCTACAAATGCTATTTCAAGCGGTGGATTCTTCGGTTCTGGACTTGGTGAGGGCTATATCAAGCTTGGATTTTTAAGTGATGTGCATACGGATATTGTATTAGCTGGGATTACCGAGGAGCTTGGATTTGTGGGGCTCTTTGGCATAGTGTTACTTTTTGCTTATATACTTCTTAGGCTTTTTCGCATTGCAAATCGCACCTCGCACAAAATGTACTATCTTTTTTGTGTTGGCGTGGCACTTTTGCTTGGTTTTTCACTCATTATCAATGCCTTTGGTATCTCGGGTATCACGCCTGTAAAGGGCATTGCAGTGCCATTTTTGAGTTATGGTGGGAGTTCACTTATCGCAAATTGTATTGCCATTGGCTTAGTTTTAGCAATTTCAAAAAATACGCAAGCAGATTCTAAAAATATAGAATCTGCATAA
- a CDS encoding DUF4149 domain-containing protein, with product MKIYKVFQTLDAIYIFLLSIGVGCIICAGFSAATIFRAADFVPDLTRSDSGLIMGLIFIKCNYLFDFLAAVIIIYELTSSYFTRYFSHAKHRKIWLLLGGVNVILIFLFTLYYTPYIMEAQALNTIDTKAFDSMHKQSELVFKILLITLSASALWRGIIGTRPQHANAQP from the coding sequence ATGAAAATCTATAAAGTTTTTCAAACACTTGATGCAATCTACATTTTTCTACTTAGTATAGGCGTTGGGTGCATTATTTGTGCTGGATTTTCTGCTGCTACTATCTTTCGAGCCGCTGATTTTGTGCCAGATTTGACTAGAAGTGATAGCGGCTTGATTATGGGGCTAATTTTTATCAAATGTAATTATTTATTCGATTTTCTTGCGGCTGTGATTATCATCTATGAATTGACAAGTAGCTACTTCACGCGGTATTTTAGCCACGCCAAGCACAGAAAAATATGGCTACTACTCGGCGGGGTAAATGTCATACTCATCTTTCTATTCACGCTTTACTACACGCCTTATATTATGGAGGCTCAAGCCTTAAACACGATTGATACTAAAGCATTTGATTCTATGCATAAGCAAAGTGAGCTTGTGTTTAAGATTCTCCTTATTACGCTTAGTGCCTCTGCGCTATGGAGAGGCATCATCGGCACTCGCCCACAACACGCAAACGCACAACCTTGA
- the rpsT gene encoding 30S ribosomal protein S20, translating into MANHKSAEKRIRQTKTRTERNRYYKTRIKNIVRNLREAVAAKDVAKAQEALKVANKELHKYVSKGILKKNTASRKVSRLNASVKKLVQSA; encoded by the coding sequence ATGGCAAATCACAAATCTGCAGAAAAGAGAATCCGACAGACCAAAACAAGAACGGAACGCAATCGCTACTACAAGACGCGTATTAAAAATATCGTACGCAACCTAAGAGAAGCAGTAGCAGCCAAAGATGTAGCTAAAGCGCAAGAAGCACTTAAAGTTGCCAATAAAGAGCTTCACAAATATGTAAGTAAGGGAATCTTAAAGAAAAATACTGCTTCACGCAAAGTCTCTCGCCTCAATGCAAGCGTGAAAAAACTCGTTCAATCTGCGTAA
- a CDS encoding class II fructose-bisphosphate aldolase yields MLVSGSEILLKAHKEGYGVGAFNFVNFEMLNSIFMAANEAKSPIIVQASEGAIKYMGIDMAVGMVNILANRYPHIPVALNLDHGTSFESCKKAVDAGFTSVMIDASHHPFEENLATTKQVVEYAHSKGVSVEAELGRLMGIEDNISVSEKDAVLINPDEAEEFVKATKVDYLAPAIGTSHGAFKFKGESKLDFARLQEVKRRTNIPLVLHGASSIPEYVREAFLATGGDLKGSKGVPFDFLKEAIRGGINKINIDTDLRIAFIAEVRRVANTDNTQFDLRKFFAPAMESITKVMVERMGILGSAGKI; encoded by the coding sequence ATGCTCGTAAGCGGTAGTGAAATATTACTTAAGGCGCATAAAGAAGGTTATGGCGTTGGGGCGTTCAATTTTGTGAATTTTGAAATGCTTAATTCTATTTTTATGGCAGCGAATGAGGCTAAATCACCTATCATCGTTCAAGCGAGTGAGGGGGCGATAAAGTATATGGGGATTGATATGGCGGTGGGAATGGTGAATATTCTAGCCAATCGTTATCCGCATATTCCTGTGGCACTTAATCTCGACCACGGCACAAGTTTTGAATCTTGTAAAAAGGCTGTTGATGCGGGATTTACCTCTGTGATGATTGATGCTTCACATCATCCCTTTGAAGAAAATCTTGCAACGACAAAGCAAGTCGTAGAATACGCGCATTCTAAGGGCGTGAGCGTGGAAGCGGAGCTAGGTAGGCTTATGGGGATTGAGGATAATATTTCTGTGAGCGAAAAGGACGCGGTGCTGATTAATCCCGATGAGGCTGAGGAGTTTGTAAAGGCTACAAAGGTGGATTATCTCGCTCCGGCTATTGGCACGAGCCACGGCGCATTTAAGTTTAAGGGTGAGTCAAAGCTTGATTTTGCGCGTTTGCAGGAAGTGAAAAGACGCACAAATATCCCCCTCGTATTGCACGGCGCGAGTTCTATTCCTGAATATGTGAGAGAGGCATTTTTAGCCACGGGTGGTGATTTGAAAGGAAGCAAGGGTGTGCCTTTTGACTTCCTCAAAGAAGCCATTAGAGGTGGTATTAACAAAATCAATATTGACACAGATTTGCGTATCGCCTTTATCGCAGAGGTGCGAAGGGTTGCAAATACCGATAATACGCAGTTTGATTTGCGTAAATTTTTTGCTCCTGCTATGGAATCTATCACAAAGGTTATGGTAGAGCGAATGGGCATACTTGGTAGTGCGGGGAAAATATAA